In Streptomyces qaidamensis, one DNA window encodes the following:
- a CDS encoding MerR family transcriptional regulator — protein MRIGELAARAGTTTRTLRYYESRGLLPARRTGNGYRTYDESDLRLLRQIRTLQDFGFDLEETRPFVECLRAGHPEGDSCPASLAVYRRKLGELDSLIGELTTVRDTVARQLARAELAAEAEVPGGPEPVCELGGDPW, from the coding sequence ATGCGAATCGGCGAGCTGGCCGCACGGGCCGGGACCACGACGCGGACGCTGCGGTACTACGAGTCTCGGGGGCTGCTGCCCGCGCGGCGTACGGGCAACGGTTACCGGACCTACGACGAGAGCGACCTGCGCCTGCTGCGGCAGATCAGGACGCTCCAGGACTTCGGGTTCGACCTGGAGGAGACACGGCCGTTCGTGGAGTGCCTGCGGGCCGGGCACCCCGAGGGCGACTCCTGCCCGGCGTCGCTCGCGGTCTACCGGCGCAAGCTGGGCGAACTGGATTCCCTGATCGGTGAGCTGACCACCGTCCGGGACACGGTCGCGCGGCAGCTTGCCCGGGCCGAGCTGGCCGCCGAGGCGGAGGTTCCGGGCGGTCCGGAGCCCGTGTGCGAGCTGGGAGGGGACCCATGGTGA
- a CDS encoding HelD family protein, whose translation MRQEQEFIDGLYARVDALRGDAETSVTDALGQGNTPMQARLERDILVAERSGLLAALNAVDGSLCFGRIDLTSGVTHRIGRIGLRTDDAERTPVLIDWRADVARPFYLATGHTPMGLRRRRHIATDGRRVTHLHDEILDLGDETRTGHEDPTGDAVLLAALNSARTGRMGDIVQTIQADQDRIIRAPHRGVMVVEGGPGTGKTAVALHRAAYLLYEHRELLAKRAVLIVGPNPAFLGYIGEVLPSLGETGVLLATVGELFPGVKATATDTPEAAAVKGRAGMADVLAEVVRSRQALPDPVIAIEHDREVLMLDDGLVNVARERTRAAKLPHNAAREHFEGHILNALTDLYAERIGTDPFDGSSLLDPSDITQIRDDLAENPEVWSAVDRLWPLLTPQRLVADFLAAPEEFLPAEDAEAVRRPVTRRWTVADVPLLDEAAELLGDDDRLARERAERERERQIAYAQGVLDVSYASRTYEFEDKEEGAPESSEVLSAHDIIDAERFAERHEEDDHRSAAERAAADRTWAFGHIIVDEAQELSPMAWRLLMRRSPTRSMTLVGDPAQTAEAAGVGSWSGILSPYVEDRWEHTRLGVNYRTPAEIMDVAAAVVRAEQPGFEPPSSVRSTGVRPWARATDDLPGAVAKAVAELTPAEGRLAVIAPRDLHRSLAARLDGVTAGAEPDLTRTVVLLDPRQAKGLEFDSVLVVEPGRYGTSDLYVALTRATQRLGVLHTGPLPQALAEAFG comes from the coding sequence TTGCGACAGGAACAGGAATTCATCGACGGGTTGTACGCGCGTGTGGACGCGCTGCGCGGCGACGCCGAGACCTCCGTCACGGACGCGCTCGGGCAGGGCAACACCCCCATGCAGGCCAGACTGGAGCGGGACATCCTCGTGGCGGAGCGCTCCGGGCTGCTCGCCGCGCTGAACGCGGTGGACGGCTCCCTGTGCTTCGGCCGGATCGACCTCACCTCCGGCGTCACCCACCGCATCGGCCGGATCGGCCTGCGCACCGACGACGCCGAGCGCACCCCCGTCCTGATCGACTGGCGCGCCGATGTCGCCCGCCCCTTCTACCTGGCCACCGGCCACACCCCGATGGGCCTCAGGCGCCGCCGGCACATCGCCACCGACGGGCGCCGGGTCACCCATCTGCACGACGAGATCCTCGACCTCGGCGACGAGACCCGCACCGGCCACGAGGATCCGACGGGCGACGCCGTACTGCTCGCCGCCCTCAACTCCGCGCGCACCGGCCGCATGGGCGACATCGTGCAGACCATCCAGGCCGACCAGGACCGCATCATCCGTGCCCCGCACCGCGGAGTCATGGTGGTGGAGGGCGGCCCGGGCACCGGCAAGACGGCCGTCGCCCTGCACCGCGCCGCCTACCTGCTCTACGAGCACCGGGAACTGCTCGCCAAGCGGGCCGTGCTGATCGTCGGGCCCAACCCGGCGTTCCTCGGCTACATCGGAGAGGTGCTGCCCTCCCTCGGAGAGACGGGGGTGCTCCTCGCGACCGTCGGCGAGCTGTTCCCCGGCGTGAAGGCGACCGCGACCGACACACCCGAGGCCGCCGCCGTGAAGGGCCGGGCCGGCATGGCCGACGTGCTCGCCGAGGTCGTGCGCAGCCGGCAGGCGCTGCCCGACCCGGTGATCGCCATCGAGCACGACCGCGAGGTCCTCATGCTCGACGACGGCCTGGTCAACGTCGCCCGTGAACGCACCCGTGCCGCCAAGCTGCCGCACAACGCCGCCCGCGAGCACTTCGAGGGCCACATCCTCAACGCCCTCACCGACCTGTACGCCGAGCGGATCGGCACCGACCCCTTCGACGGGTCCAGCCTGCTCGACCCCAGCGACATCACCCAGATCCGCGACGATCTCGCCGAGAACCCCGAAGTGTGGTCGGCCGTCGACCGGCTGTGGCCGCTGCTGACCCCGCAGCGGCTCGTGGCGGACTTCCTCGCCGCGCCGGAGGAGTTCCTGCCCGCCGAGGACGCCGAGGCCGTACGCCGCCCGGTGACCCGGCGCTGGACGGTCGCGGACGTGCCGCTGCTCGACGAGGCCGCCGAACTCCTCGGCGACGACGACCGGCTCGCCCGCGAGCGCGCCGAGCGCGAACGGGAGCGGCAGATCGCCTATGCGCAGGGCGTGCTGGACGTGTCGTACGCGTCCCGCACCTACGAGTTCGAGGACAAGGAGGAGGGCGCCCCCGAGAGCTCCGAGGTGCTGTCCGCGCACGACATCATCGACGCCGAGCGGTTCGCCGAGCGGCACGAGGAGGACGACCACCGCAGCGCCGCCGAGCGCGCAGCCGCCGACCGCACCTGGGCGTTCGGGCACATCATCGTCGACGAGGCGCAGGAGTTGTCGCCGATGGCGTGGCGGCTGCTGATGCGGCGCAGCCCGACCCGCTCGATGACCCTGGTCGGCGATCCGGCCCAGACGGCGGAGGCGGCCGGCGTCGGCTCCTGGTCGGGCATCCTCTCCCCGTACGTCGAGGACCGCTGGGAGCACACCCGGCTGGGCGTCAACTACCGCACCCCGGCCGAGATCATGGACGTCGCGGCGGCCGTGGTCCGCGCCGAGCAGCCGGGGTTCGAACCGCCCAGCTCGGTCCGCTCCACGGGCGTGCGCCCCTGGGCCCGGGCCACCGACGACCTGCCGGGCGCCGTGGCCAAGGCGGTGGCGGAACTCACCCCCGCCGAGGGCCGGCTCGCGGTGATCGCCCCGCGCGACCTCCACCGCTCCCTCGCCGCACGGCTGGACGGCGTCACGGCGGGCGCCGAACCCGACCTCACCCGGACGGTCGTCCTGCTCGACCCGCGCCAGGCCAAGGGCCTGGAGTTCGACTCCGTCCTCGTGGTCGAGCCCGGCCGCTACGGCACCAGCGACCTGTACGTGGCCCTGACCCGGGCCACCCAGCGGCTGGGCGTTCTGCACACCGGACCCCTGCCGCAGGCCCTGGCGGAGGCCTTCGGGTGA
- a CDS encoding thioredoxin family protein translates to MTDVTDADFEVEVLGAELPVLVEFTADWCPPCRQMGPVLKALAAEEGDRLKVVQLDVDSNPATTNAYKVLSMPTFMVFRGGEPVKAMVGARAKRKLLEELADVI, encoded by the coding sequence GTGACCGACGTGACGGACGCGGACTTCGAGGTGGAGGTGCTCGGCGCGGAGCTGCCGGTGCTGGTGGAGTTCACCGCAGACTGGTGTCCGCCCTGCCGGCAGATGGGGCCGGTGCTCAAGGCCCTCGCCGCCGAGGAGGGGGACCGGCTCAAGGTGGTGCAGCTCGACGTCGACTCCAACCCGGCGACGACCAACGCCTACAAGGTGCTGTCGATGCCGACGTTCATGGTGTTCCGCGGCGGCGAGCCCGTGAAGGCGATGGTGGGGGCGCGGGCCAAGCGGAAGCTGCTGGAGGAGCTCGCCGACGTGATCTAG
- a CDS encoding DHA2 family efflux MFS transporter permease subunit — protein MRLVMNEPAERMDRPYARRWWALLVLCLSLLIIVMANTALTVAAPAMTEDLGLSSADLQWVIDGYTVPYAALMLLLGAIGDKYSRRGALVLGLVVFAGGSVFGYLADSATTVIAARAVMGAGAAMIMPATLSLLAATFPRAERAKAITLWTATAGLAIAAGPLVAGALLEGHGWSSTFLINVPVALLGLIGALVLVPPSKAADRGRIDYGGGLLSVAWIAALVYMIIEGPHFGWGVKAVTAAVVAGAGLVAFVLWELRHPRPLLDVRRFTNRGFAGSNLAVALFFLAVFGAFYYLTQHLQFVLGYDALDTGVRMLPLAGAVFVGAALTGLLTPRVGMKWTVTAGMVGGTAALALLTQVGSGSSYGDFVAPLVVLGLSIGLALSPCTDAIMGAFPEAELGVGGAVNDTSLELGGSLGIAILGSLLATSYSGHLSDATAGSKLPADALSTAQDSVGAGYAVARGLGDKARQLTEQAAHTGDPQQAERLRAQAGQLGDGARQMADAVGSAFSDAVAHTSLIGAVILGVGTVAVALLLPGRAKPADEPAGQDKELESAGAR, from the coding sequence ATGCGACTCGTCATGAACGAACCGGCCGAGAGGATGGACCGCCCCTACGCACGCCGCTGGTGGGCGCTCCTCGTGCTCTGCCTCAGCCTGCTGATCATCGTGATGGCCAACACCGCCCTCACCGTCGCCGCGCCCGCCATGACCGAGGACCTCGGGCTGTCCAGCGCCGACCTCCAGTGGGTGATCGACGGCTACACCGTCCCGTACGCCGCGCTGATGCTGCTGCTCGGAGCGATAGGCGACAAGTACAGCCGCCGGGGCGCGCTCGTCCTCGGGCTGGTCGTGTTCGCGGGCGGCTCCGTCTTCGGCTACCTGGCCGACAGCGCGACGACGGTCATCGCCGCACGGGCCGTGATGGGCGCCGGCGCCGCGATGATCATGCCCGCCACGCTGTCCCTGCTCGCCGCGACCTTCCCGCGCGCCGAACGCGCCAAGGCCATCACCCTGTGGACCGCCACGGCCGGACTCGCCATCGCGGCCGGACCGCTGGTCGCCGGGGCGCTGCTGGAGGGCCACGGCTGGTCCTCGACGTTCCTCATCAACGTCCCCGTCGCGCTCCTGGGCCTCATCGGCGCCCTCGTCCTCGTACCGCCGTCCAAGGCCGCGGACCGCGGACGCATCGACTACGGCGGCGGACTGCTCTCGGTGGCGTGGATCGCCGCGCTGGTCTACATGATCATCGAGGGGCCGCACTTCGGCTGGGGCGTCAAGGCCGTCACGGCGGCGGTCGTCGCCGGAGCCGGGCTCGTCGCCTTCGTCCTCTGGGAACTGCGCCACCCGCGCCCGCTCCTCGACGTCCGCCGCTTCACCAACCGCGGCTTCGCCGGCTCCAACCTCGCCGTCGCCCTGTTCTTCCTGGCGGTCTTCGGCGCCTTCTACTACCTGACGCAGCACCTCCAGTTCGTCCTCGGCTACGACGCCCTGGACACGGGCGTGCGCATGCTGCCGCTGGCGGGCGCCGTGTTCGTGGGGGCGGCCCTCACCGGTCTCCTCACGCCCCGGGTCGGCATGAAGTGGACCGTCACGGCCGGCATGGTCGGCGGCACGGCGGCCCTGGCGCTGCTCACCCAGGTCGGCTCCGGTTCGTCGTACGGCGACTTCGTCGCGCCGCTGGTCGTCCTCGGCCTCTCGATCGGGCTCGCCCTGTCGCCCTGCACGGACGCGATCATGGGGGCGTTCCCGGAGGCGGAGCTGGGCGTCGGCGGCGCGGTGAACGACACGTCGCTGGAGCTCGGCGGCTCGCTGGGCATCGCCATTCTGGGCTCGCTGCTGGCGACCTCCTACTCCGGCCACCTCTCGGACGCGACGGCCGGCAGCAAGCTCCCCGCCGACGCCCTGTCCACGGCCCAGGACTCCGTCGGCGCCGGGTACGCCGTCGCCCGGGGCCTCGGCGACAAGGCCCGGCAGCTCACCGAGCAGGCCGCGCACACCGGCGACCCGCAGCAGGCGGAGCGACTGCGCGCGCAGGCCGGGCAACTCGGCGACGGCGCCAGGCAGATGGCCGACGCGGTGGGGTCCGCCTTCTCCGACGCGGTCGCGCACACCAGCCTGATCGGGGCCGTGATCCTCGGCGTCGGCACGGTGGCGGTGGCGCTGCTGCTGCCCGGCAGGGCGAAGCCGGCGGACGAGCCCGCCGGGCAGGACAAGGAACTGGAGTCGGCCGGGGCCCGTTAG
- a CDS encoding aldo/keto reductase, giving the protein MRYRTLGGLRVSAVGLGAMPLSIEGRPDEERAVATVHAALDAGVTLLDTADSYHLPGAEPGHNERLVARALAAYGGDTSSVLVATKGGRGRPAGGGWTVNGHPRHLKAAAEASRKRLGVEAIGLYQLHKPDLAVPFEESVGALRELLDAGTIRLAGVSNADAEQIRRTYEILGDRLVSVQNRYSPAVRDGEPELRLCEELGLSFLPWSPLGGLARSSLDGPSRTEGEQRFAAFHAVAAERGVSPQQIGLAWLLARSPAVLPIPGASRPRTIRDSAAAADLLLTAEERVRLDESTEPVGA; this is encoded by the coding sequence GTGCGCTACAGGACTCTCGGCGGGCTGCGGGTGAGTGCGGTCGGGCTGGGCGCGATGCCGCTGTCCATCGAGGGACGGCCGGACGAGGAGCGTGCCGTGGCCACCGTGCACGCCGCGCTCGACGCGGGCGTGACCCTCCTGGACACGGCCGACTCGTACCACCTGCCGGGCGCGGAGCCCGGGCACAACGAACGTCTGGTGGCCCGCGCGCTCGCCGCCTACGGCGGTGACACCTCCTCCGTCCTGGTGGCGACGAAGGGCGGCCGCGGCCGCCCGGCGGGTGGCGGCTGGACGGTGAACGGCCACCCCCGGCACCTCAAGGCCGCCGCCGAGGCGTCGCGCAAGCGGCTGGGCGTTGAGGCGATCGGCCTCTACCAGCTGCACAAGCCCGACCTCGCCGTGCCCTTCGAGGAGTCGGTCGGCGCGCTGCGCGAACTGCTCGACGCGGGCACGATCCGGCTGGCCGGTGTGTCCAACGCGGACGCGGAACAGATCCGCCGGACGTACGAGATCCTCGGCGACCGGCTGGTGTCGGTGCAGAACCGGTACTCCCCGGCCGTCCGGGACGGTGAGCCGGAGCTGCGGCTGTGCGAGGAACTGGGGCTGTCGTTCCTGCCGTGGAGCCCGTTGGGCGGCCTGGCCCGCAGCTCCCTGGACGGGCCGTCGCGCACGGAAGGGGAACAGCGCTTCGCCGCCTTCCACGCGGTGGCGGCGGAGCGCGGTGTCAGTCCCCAGCAGATCGGGCTGGCCTGGCTGCTGGCCCGGTCCCCGGCGGTTCTCCCGATCCCGGGAGCGAGCCGGCCGCGGACGATCAGGGACTCGGCGGCCGCGGCGGACCTGCTGCTCACAGCGGAGGAGCGGGTACGCCTGGACGAGTCCACCGAGCCGGTTGGCGCCTAG
- a CDS encoding NAD-dependent epimerase/dehydratase family protein: MEKTLNVLVIGGNRYVGKRLLARLLAQGHRVTVLNRGSSPPPPGVEHLRADRDDERSLTDALGTRVFDVVVDQVCYTPRQAAIARRVFTGRTRRYVMTSTVEVYEYEDSAALVREEAVDPSTVTVDPGLPWGDPTFLEAHYGEGKRQAEAVLAAGPGFGSTVVRVAHVLGGDDDFTGRLAHYAERIRTGEPIAVPTANRPATYVYVEEIASCLAWAAGEDFTGPVNAASSGTLSTEELCAAVAAHVPGGRAEFRHVEVGEISPFSFRRSYGMDNARAARLGFTFGEARQWLPRAVAETLGKGG, translated from the coding sequence ATGGAAAAGACCCTGAACGTCCTGGTCATCGGCGGCAATCGATACGTCGGAAAGCGTCTCCTCGCCCGGCTGCTCGCCCAAGGCCACCGTGTCACCGTGCTGAACCGGGGTTCCTCCCCGCCCCCCCCCGGGGTGGAGCACCTGCGCGCCGACCGGGACGACGAACGGTCGCTGACCGACGCGCTCGGCACCCGCGTCTTCGACGTCGTCGTCGACCAGGTCTGCTACACCCCGCGCCAGGCCGCGATCGCCCGCCGCGTCTTCACCGGACGCACCCGGCGCTATGTGATGACCTCCACGGTCGAGGTGTACGAGTACGAGGACTCCGCCGCCCTGGTGCGCGAGGAAGCCGTCGACCCGTCCACCGTCACCGTCGACCCCGGGCTGCCCTGGGGCGATCCCACGTTCCTGGAGGCCCACTACGGAGAGGGCAAGCGGCAGGCCGAGGCGGTCCTCGCCGCCGGGCCGGGGTTCGGGTCCACGGTGGTGCGGGTGGCCCATGTGCTGGGCGGGGACGACGACTTCACGGGCAGGCTGGCCCACTACGCCGAGCGGATACGCACCGGCGAGCCGATCGCCGTGCCGACGGCGAACCGGCCGGCCACGTACGTGTACGTCGAGGAGATCGCCAGCTGCCTGGCCTGGGCGGCGGGCGAGGACTTCACCGGGCCGGTGAACGCCGCTTCCTCCGGGACGCTGAGCACCGAGGAACTGTGCGCGGCGGTGGCCGCCCATGTCCCGGGCGGCCGGGCCGAGTTCCGGCACGTCGAGGTCGGCGAGATCTCGCCGTTCTCCTTCCGCCGCTCCTACGGCATGGACAACGCCCGGGCCGCCCGGCTCGGCTTCACCTTCGGCGAGGCCCGGCAGTGGCTGCCGCGTGCCGTCGCGGAGACGCTCGGGAAGGGCGGCTGA
- a CDS encoding Lrp/AsnC family transcriptional regulator, which translates to MGVQAAAPKEPRHLRTAADETSVAFDALDRQILQLLQTDGRIKLSELGRRVRLSPAAVTERVRRLEAAGVISGYGAHVVPARLGYGIQAFIRVNPHGGYTLKHPRTLELIERPEITEVHHVVGEDCWILKVAVRDTVHLEDVLEAVSALGRTTTSIVLTSPVERKPLLP; encoded by the coding sequence ATGGGAGTTCAGGCCGCCGCACCGAAAGAACCACGGCATCTGCGGACCGCCGCCGACGAAACCTCGGTGGCCTTCGACGCGCTGGACCGGCAGATCCTCCAGCTGCTCCAGACCGACGGCCGGATCAAGCTCAGCGAGCTGGGCCGCCGGGTCCGGCTCAGCCCCGCGGCCGTCACCGAGCGGGTGCGGCGGCTGGAGGCGGCGGGCGTGATCAGCGGCTACGGCGCCCACGTCGTGCCGGCCCGGCTCGGCTACGGCATCCAGGCGTTCATCCGGGTGAACCCGCACGGCGGCTACACCCTCAAGCACCCCAGGACGCTGGAGCTGATCGAGCGCCCGGAGATCACCGAGGTGCACCACGTGGTGGGGGAGGACTGCTGGATCCTCAAGGTCGCCGTCCGGGACACCGTCCATCTGGAGGACGTCCTGGAGGCGGTCTCCGCGCTGGGCCGCACCACCACGTCGATCGTGCTCACCTCCCCGGTGGAGCGGAAACCGCTGTTGCCTTGA
- a CDS encoding cation:dicarboxylate symporter family transporter, producing MTSAADTAPAAPKAKRDRTHYLYIAVIIAVAAGIAVGLAAPDFAVGLKPIGTGFVALIKMMISPIIFCTIVLGIGSVRKAAKVGAVGGIALSYFMVMSLVALGIGLVVGNILEPGTGLAVTDAIKDAGHAQVDAEAKDTTEFLLGIIPTTIVSAFTNESVLQTLLIALLAGFALQGMGSAGQPILRGIEHIQRLVFRILAMVMWAAPIGAFGAIAAVTGSAGLDALKSLAVLMLGFYVTCFLFVFIVLGILLRVISGLNILTLFKYLGREFLLILSTSSSESALPRLIAKMEHLGVSKPVVGITVPTGYSFNLDGTMIYMTMASLFIADAMGTPMSVGEQIPLLLFLLVASKGAAGVTGAGLATLAGGLQSHKPALVDGIGLIVGIDRFMSEARALTNFAGNAVATVLIGTWTKEIDKERVNQVLAGQLPFDEKTLLDDGHGGPAEDHVEVPEQGPEKELAKA from the coding sequence GTGACCAGCGCAGCCGATACGGCACCTGCCGCACCCAAGGCCAAGCGGGACCGCACGCACTATCTCTACATCGCGGTGATCATCGCGGTCGCCGCCGGTATCGCGGTGGGCCTGGCCGCACCCGACTTCGCGGTCGGGCTGAAGCCCATCGGGACCGGCTTCGTGGCCCTGATCAAGATGATGATCTCGCCGATCATCTTCTGCACGATCGTCCTGGGCATCGGCTCGGTGCGCAAGGCCGCCAAGGTCGGTGCCGTCGGCGGTATCGCCCTCAGCTACTTCATGGTGATGTCGCTGGTCGCGCTGGGCATCGGCCTGGTCGTCGGCAACATCCTGGAGCCGGGCACCGGCCTCGCGGTGACCGACGCGATCAAGGACGCCGGTCACGCGCAGGTCGACGCCGAGGCCAAGGACACCACGGAGTTCCTGCTCGGCATCATCCCGACCACGATCGTCTCCGCCTTCACCAACGAGTCGGTCCTGCAGACCCTGCTGATCGCCCTGCTCGCCGGCTTCGCGCTGCAGGGCATGGGCTCGGCCGGCCAGCCGATCCTGCGCGGTATCGAGCACATCCAGCGGCTCGTCTTCCGCATCCTCGCCATGGTGATGTGGGCCGCCCCGATCGGTGCCTTCGGCGCCATCGCCGCCGTCACCGGCTCCGCCGGCCTGGACGCGCTCAAGAGCCTCGCCGTGCTGATGCTCGGCTTCTACGTCACCTGCTTCCTCTTCGTCTTCATCGTGCTCGGCATCCTGCTGCGCGTGATCTCCGGCCTGAACATCCTCACGCTGTTCAAGTACCTGGGCAGGGAGTTCCTGCTGATCCTGTCCACCTCCTCCTCCGAGTCCGCGCTGCCGCGGCTCATCGCGAAGATGGAGCACCTGGGCGTCAGCAAGCCGGTGGTCGGCATCACCGTCCCGACCGGCTACTCCTTCAACCTCGACGGCACCATGATCTACATGACCATGGCGTCCCTGTTCATCGCCGACGCGATGGGCACGCCGATGTCGGTCGGTGAGCAGATCCCGCTGCTGCTCTTCCTGCTGGTCGCCTCCAAGGGCGCCGCCGGTGTCACCGGCGCCGGTCTCGCGACCCTGGCCGGCGGTCTGCAGTCGCACAAGCCGGCCCTGGTGGACGGCATCGGCCTCATCGTCGGCATCGACCGCTTCATGAGCGAGGCCCGCGCCCTGACCAACTTCGCCGGCAACGCCGTGGCCACTGTGCTGATCGGCACCTGGACGAAGGAGATCGACAAGGAGCGGGTCAACCAGGTCCTCGCCGGTCAGCTGCCCTTCGACGAGAAGACGCTGCTCGACGACGGCCACGGCGGTCCGGCCGAGGACCACGTCGAGGTGCCCGAGCAGGGCCCCGAGAAGGAGCTGGCGAAGGCCTGA
- a CDS encoding TetR/AcrR family transcriptional regulator, producing the protein MATMTTGTSRADANRRRILDVALAELLRDPDASMDQIARAAGVVRRTVYGHFPSREALISTLVDEAVQALSAAHAAGREDVREPAEAVARSVLAVWAIADRYRLLVALAQRTVTMQGIRERLAPVREASIGLLQRGLDEGVFSSPLPAPALAYVHEQMLFAVMEAVNDGLLAAQEAGRCAAVTVLTAAGVPASKATELVAKLNA; encoded by the coding sequence ATGGCGACCATGACCACGGGAACCAGCCGCGCCGACGCCAACCGTCGCCGCATCCTCGACGTCGCCCTCGCCGAGCTGCTGCGTGACCCCGACGCGTCCATGGACCAGATCGCACGGGCCGCGGGCGTCGTACGGCGGACGGTGTACGGGCACTTCCCGAGCCGTGAGGCGCTGATCAGCACGCTCGTCGACGAGGCGGTCCAGGCCCTGTCGGCCGCGCACGCGGCGGGCCGCGAGGACGTGCGGGAACCGGCGGAAGCGGTGGCGCGCTCGGTGCTGGCGGTGTGGGCGATCGCCGACCGCTACCGGTTGCTGGTCGCCCTCGCCCAGCGCACGGTCACCATGCAGGGCATCCGGGAGCGGCTCGCCCCGGTCCGGGAAGCGAGCATCGGGCTGCTGCAGCGAGGGCTGGACGAGGGCGTCTTCAGCTCGCCGCTGCCGGCTCCGGCTCTGGCGTATGTGCACGAGCAGATGCTGTTCGCCGTGATGGAGGCCGTGAACGACGGGCTGCTGGCAGCGCAAGAGGCGGGCCGCTGCGCCGCGGTCACCGTACTGACCGCGGCGGGCGTGCCCGCCTCGAAGGCCACCGAACTGGTGGCGAAGCTGAACGCGTGA